TTCATCCTCCACGCCGACCACGAGCAGAACTGCAGCACGACGGCGATGCGGGGCATTGGCAGCTCGCGCGTCGACCCGTACTCGGCGCTCGCCGGCGCCGCCGCGGCCCTGTATGGCCCGTTGCACGGCGGCGCGAACGAGGCCGTGCTGCACATGCTGAAGGAGATCGGCACGTTCTCCGCCATCCCCGGCTTCGTCGAGAAGGTGAAAAAGGGCGAGGGCAAGTTGATGGGGTTCGGGCACCGCATCTACAAGTCGTACGACCCGCGCGCCCGGATCCTCAAGGAGATGGCGTACAAGGTGTTCGAGCAGACGGGCGCCAACCCCTTGCTCGACATCGCGCTCGAGCTCGAGCGGATCGCGCTCAGCGACGACTACTTCATCAGCCGCAAGCTGTACCCGAACGTCGACTTCTACTCCGGGCTCATCTACCAGGCGATGAAGTTCCCCGTCGAGATCTTCCCGGTCCTCTTCGCCATCCCGCGCACCGTGGGCTGGCTCGCGCAGTGGGAGGAGATGCTGCTCGACTCGGAGCAGAAGATCGCCCGGCCGCGGCAGGTCTACGTCGGCTCCGGGGTGCGGCACCTCGCGGGCGTCAAGGTCTCGAAGGCCTGACCTCTCCTTCGTCGGGGCCGCGCGGGGCACGTTCCGCGCGGCCCTACCTCGGTTGTTCCGCCGCCAGGCTCGAGGAGTAGAGGAGCGGCCGGCTCCACAGGCTGTCGAGTCCCTCGAGGATGTCCGAGGCCCAACCGAAGACGTCACGACCGGCGACGACCCGACGCAGCACGCTCATTCGCTCGGCCTGCTCCTCGACGGGCATGTCGATGGCGCGCGCGAGCGCGGCGGCGAAGCCGTCCGTGTCGTACGGGTTGATGATCAGGGCCCGCCCCAGCTCGTGCGCAGCGCCGGCCAGTTCGCTCAGCACCAGCACTCCCGCCAGATCGTCGCGCGACGCGACGAACTCCTTCGCCACCAGGTTCATGCCGTCGTGCAGCGAGCTGACGACGCAGAAGCGGGCCATCCGGTAGAGCGCCACGAGGCTGCGGATGGGCAACGCCCGCTTGTGGTAGAACACGGGCGGTGAACCACCCGCCACACGGTGGCGGGCGTTGATCTCCCTCACCCGCTGGTCGATCTCGGCCTCGATGGCGCTGTAACTCTCGAGCTCCGAGCGTGAGGGCACGCCCACCTGCACGAAGGTCAGCCGCCCACGCAGGTCGGGCCGCTGCTCGAACAGGCGGTCGAGTGCGGTCAGCCGCTCGGGGATGCCCTTCGTGTAGTCGAGGCGATCGACGCCCACACCGAGAATGGGAGCGGTGAGGCCGAATTCGCCAACCAGCCGCCGGTGCTCGTCCGCGAGCCCCGGGTCGCCGCCAAGTTGCTGGATCCGGTCGTAGTCGACGCCAATCGGGACCGAGACGACGGTCGTGCGCCGCTGATGGAATCTCACGACGGTCGCGTTCTCCTCGACCTCGCAGTCGAGCTCGTCCTGAGCCGCCAGCAGGAAGTTCCGCCGGTCGCGCTCCACCTGGAACGCGAGCAGGTCGTTGGCGAGCAAACCGGCGAGCATCTCGCGCCGCCAGGGACAGATGCGCAGCCGATCCGGCGAGGGCCAGGGGATGTGCCAGAAGAGCGCCGTCCTCGCGTCCTGTCGCCGAGCGCGCAGTCGAGGGGCGACGAGCGCCAGGTGGTAGTCCTGGATGAAGACCGGCGTGGCCGGATCGGCGAGCTCGTGGTGGATGGCCTCCGCGAACTGGTCGTTCACGAGCTGGTAAGCCTCCCAGTCCGCGCTGCGAAAGGCCGGGCGCACGTCGACCACGTGACAGAGCGGCCAGAGCCCCTCGTTGGCGAACCCGCCGTAGTACCGGGCGAATGTCTCCTCGCCGATCCAGATGCGCCGCAGCGAGTAGGTCGGGCGCTCGGGAGGCACGGCCACGTGGTCGCGGGCGTCGACGACAGCCCGATCGGCCGACCCACTGCCGTGGGCGATCCAGACCCCCCCGCGCTCGCGCATCAGCGCATCGAGGGCCACGGCCACGCCTCCGGCTGTCGGAGGACAGTGAACCGAGCCATCGTCCTGGTACGTGTGCACGTAGGGTTCACGGTTCGACACGACGACCAGCGGCTTGCGCGTGCGGGGCCCGATTTCGCCGCTTCGCTTGAGCGCGGCGCGAAACAGCACCGGGCCCACCGCCTCGTGCAGCGCGACCAGCGTCACGGCCAGCGCCTGGACCTGCGTGCCCCAGCCGGGGAACTCCGCGGCGACCAGCGACGCGAACCCGAGCGTGATCCCGGCCTGCGAGACGAGGCCCGTCCAGTTCCTCGTGGCCCAGGCCTCCAACCCGCCCAGCCAGCGGCCGAGCCGCGTGCCCGCAACCAGCAAGCCGGCCCTCAGTACGCTGACGAACAGCGCCAGACCGCCGACCGCCATGAGCGCGACGAGGTCGACCGAAGCCCCCGCCGTGACGAAGAACACGACGAACACCGGCAACGATCCCCGCGCGATGGCCACGCGGAGCGCGTCGCCCTCGGGCCGTGCCACGTTGCTCACCACGAAACCCGCCGTCAGCCCTGCCAGGATCGGTTCGAAGCCCAGGAGTGTGCCGACCTGGCTGAGGAGCACGCAGGCCGCCAGGAGGGCCAGTGTGAGCTCTTGCCCGACCACCCGCAGGTAGATCGTGAAGCCGGCCCCGACGAGCGCGCCGAAGGCCATCGATCCGGCCATCGTCCAAGCCAGCTGCAGCAGGAGGCCGGTCTCGGCGCGGACCGCCAGGGCCCAACGGGCACCTTCCATCGAGACCGCAAAGGCGAGCACCAGGAGCAGGTCGGCCACGACCGTCGTGACGAGCACCAGCTCGCTGAGCGGTCCCCGCGCGCGGCTGTCGGCGATGACCGCGATGCTCACGATCGGCGAGAAGCTCACGGTCACGGCGGCGACCACCGCCGCAGCGGACAGTCGCAGCCCACCGGTGGCCTCTGGCAGCAGCGGCAACCACGGCCAGACGAGCCAGAACGTGGCGAGCAGTCCGACGAACACGACGCCGACCGTCGAGACGCTCATCCACAGCATCCCGGCCGCCTTCCGCCGCAGGCGATCCACGTTCAATTCGAGGCCGGCGATGAAGGCGATGAGCGCGATGGCGATGCCGCTGAGCAACAGAAGATCACGGGCCATCGGGCGCGTGATGAGGTTGGCCACGCTCGGCCCGCAGACGAGCCCGAAGAGCAGATACCCGGTCAACCGTGGCAGGCCGACCCGTCGCGTGAGATCACCGGCCACGACGGCCGCCACGAGCGCGAAGCCCATCGCGAGCGCCGCCCCGTGGGCGTCGGGTGTCCTGCCTTCGCCCAGCGCGCGCAGCCCCACCACCGCGCCGACGACGAGGGCCAGCGCCCCAAGGCGCCTCATGGCTCGTCTGCCCCAAGAGGCAGCAGCCAGAGCGCCAGCAGCTCGCTCAGCAGGGAGCCCAGGGCGACGACCGCCAGGACGAGTCCCCCCACTGCCGGGTCCGTCACCTGGTGCACGTTGAGCGCAAAGGCGATGCCGATGACACCTGGCGCCACCAGGAAGACACCCAGGTTGGCGGGCACATCGTGCCCGACCATGCGCGCGGCCAGCCGGCCGCCTGCAAGCTTGCCGATCAGCCGGGCGAGGACGAACACGACGGTCAACGCCAGGACCCACCAGCTGAACGAGATCGTGGCTCCGGCGAGAATGAGCACGAGCACCACGACCGGATGCTGGATCGTCGCGAGCTGGCCCCGCAGACGTTCGTGGCCGCCGCCGGGGGCCCACGACCAGAAGAGGCCTGCCGCCATCCCCGCAAGCAGCGTCGACAGCCCCAGGTACGCCGCGCCTCCGCCGATGAGCAGCAGCATGCCGGCGACGAAGGCGATGCGTTCGGCGTCGCCTGCGCCCGCGTTGAGCAGGAGCCACGTCGCCCAGGCGACGACGAGACCGAGCCCGACGGTGGCGCCGACGAGCGCCAGGGCCATCCATGGCGTCGCGTCGCGTGTGACGCCGAGCAGCACGCCGCCCACGACGATTGGCAGCACGTCGTCGAGGTCGGCGATCCGCGTGGCCAGTTGATGCCGCGGGGCGCGCGAGATCTCGGCGGCCCCGGCCGACGAGGCCGCAGCCGTGACGGCGAGCGCGACGACCAGCAGCGTCACGGGAGCCGAGAGCCCATCGCCGGCCAGGGCGAACCACGCGCCGAACACGCCCGCCACGAGGGCCAGCGTCGTGGTCGTTTCTGCAGCCGACGCCAGGAACAGGCGCCGATCGATGCGGCTCCGCACGCCAAGACCAAGTCCCACGAACACGCCGAGCGCCGCGAGACCGATCGAGACGAGCGGCGAGGCGTGGGCGAGGACCGGTACCGAGAGCAGATTCAGGCCGCCCGGGCCCAGCATCATGCCGAGGGGGACGAAGACGATCGCCGGCGCGGCCGCTGGCGCGAGTCCGAGGGCCGCCCGGCTCCGGAGCAGCACGTCGAGGCGGGTCGGCGCCGGTGGAGACTCCCGGGGCAGGACCCGGGCGTCGAGCGGGTCGCGTCCTCCGACCTCTCGCGAAGGGCCGAACTCGGGCCTCACGGCGAGCCGGAGCCCCCCGCGGCGACGAGCAGAGCCACCGGGGCCACGCGGAGCGCTTCGCCGACGAACAGCCACGACTCGTCCCGCCCCTGGGTGCGGCGCAGCCGTTCGCCGGTCAGCACGTTGACGAACTCCTGTCCGGGCAGCGCATCGGGCAGCAGCACGCGGGAGGTCTTCCAATCGGTGCTTCGAGGCCAGCGTGCCTCGGCCCCGGCGAGCGTGGCAACGAAGCGGGGCACCACCGCGACGAGGGCCCGGGACCCGCTCACACGCGCCATCGCCACGACGTCGGCAGGGAGCGGCACATCGACCGCGAGGGGGACGTAGTCGCCAAGCAGGAACAGCTCGGGGTGGGCCCGACGCAACCGGAGACCGACGCTCGTGACGAGGAGCTTGATCCGCCCGTCCTCCCACCGTTCGGCCAGCTCGGCGACGCGCGCCGTGTCCTCGTCCGCGACCGGCTGCAGGGACGTGAGCCGATCGATCAGCGGGGCCAGTTCATCGAGCAGAGCCTGCCGGTGCGCGAAGTCGACGGGCCGCCGGTTGTCCGGGTCGACCAGCCGCAGGTCCCAGAGCTCGTTGCCCTGGTAGACGTCGGCCACGCCCGGCGACGCCATCTTCAGGACCAGTTGCGCGAGCGAGTTCACCATGCCGAGTGCGGCCACGCGTCGCGCAAACGGCAGGAACGAGGAGAAGAAGCGGCCGCGACCGAGGTCGAGCAGGACACGGTCGACGTACCGGCTCACGGCTTCGTCGTAAGGCTGATTCGGACGGATCCAGCTCGTGTGCAGCTTGGCCTCCTTGATCGCCTTGTGCATGTACTCGCGGATGCGCTCGACGAAGGTGCCCGGCGGCGGGGCGGCGCTCGTGAAGCCGGGTGGCCAGCAGCCGACCAGCACCTGGAAGAAGCGGTATTCATCGTTGCGATCGGGCGCCCATTCATCCTCGACGCGCGCGCGGCAGTCGGCTGTGGCCCGCACCCATGTCGAGAGCGCCTTGCGCCACTCGGCCGGCAATTCGGACAGCACGTCGATTCGTGCCCGGACGTCCTCGCCGAGCTTCGTATCGTGGGTGGCGGTCGTGATCAGCTCGAACGGCCAATCGCGCAGCCTCGCCGCGTTCTGGGCATGGAACTCGTCGACCTCGCAGCCCCATCGGTCGGGCTCGCCACCGACCTCGTTGAGCGATACGAGCACGTTGTAGCGATAGAAGGCCGTATCCTCGATGCCCTTGGCCTGCACGGGTCCGGTGTACTGCTGGAAGCGCATGGCGAAGGCCCGGCGCCGCTCGAAGGTGGCTTCGTCAGTGGTGGCGAACGGGTCGCCCTGCGCGTCGTCGGGCGACGCCGCCAGCCTCGGGAGCAGGACCGCCCGCAGGAAGTCGAAGATCGACGCCTCCATCGCCGGGTTGCGCCGGCGAGCGAGATCCAGCGCGCGATCGACCACGGCGGCATCGTCGGCGGTCCAGCCGGCGTCGTTCACGTACGTCCGGTAGACCGGGAAGCACGCGACCACCTCACGCAGGACGTCGCGCAAGCTGTTCAGCGTGAAGTCGCGCGAGTGCCTGTTGCTCTCGGTCATCCGATCGAGCTCGTGCGCGAGCACGTTGAGCTCGCTCGCCATCGACGTGCTCATGATGAGCCGCTTGCTGTGGTACGCGACCTCGGGGAACGGCTGTGCCCGTCTCGTGAACTTGACGTAGGCTCGCGTCAGGAGCCTGGCGTGAGCGCGACGGACGAACAGCCCGTTGACGGCGTTGAGGTAGGTGTACCCCGTCGTGCCGTGCACCGCCCAGTCGCGTGACAGGCTCTCGCGATCGGTGAGGATCTTCTCCGCGACGACGTAGAGCGGGTGGCCGCCGTGTTCGGCCGGTCTGGCTCCCGTCGAGTCGGGCGCCAGTCCCTGGAGGTGCTGGAAGTACGTCGTCGGGTCGTAGAGGCCGTCGGCGTGGTCGATCCTGACGCCGGTCACGGCGCGCTCGCGAATCAGTTTCGCGAGCAGCGCGTGTGTCGGCCCGAACACGCTCGGATCCTCGACCCGAAGGCCGCCGAGCTCGTTCACATCGAAGAAACGGCGGTAGTTGACCTCGTGGGCCGCGGTGCGCCAGTACGCCAGCCGGTAGGCCTGGACCTCGAGCAGCTCGTGGAGCAGGTCGAAGCTCTCGGGGCGCGACGGGTCGCCGTTGGCGTGAACGATCGCGCGCTCGATGTGAGCGATGATGTCACTCGACTCGGCGGTGAGACGCTGGAGCCGCTCGCGTAGCACCTCCTTCTCGCGCCGGCGTTCGGCAATGCGCTCGGGGTCGCGTTCGGTGTAGGCCGGCAGGTTGTGCAGACCCGTCAGGATGCTCAGGAACTCCCTCACGTGCGGGTGGTCCTCGCCGAGCGTCGAGGTGAGACCGTCGAGGCCGTGCCGGAGAACGATGGGGGCCCGCCTGGGGTTGATCGGCAGCTCGGTCTCCCAGTAGCGGAGGACCAGTGCGCCCCCCTCGTAGGCCAGCCTGAGCTCTCCTCGCTCGAGCACGCGACCGTATTGATCGCCCAGCAGGGGAAGCAGGACCTTTCCCTGGAGATCGACCTTGACGGGATCCCAGTCGATGTCGAAGTAGTGGGCGTACGCCGAACACGATCCGTTCTCGAGGACGTCGCGCCAGTACGGGTTCGACGCCGGGTCGACGCCCATGTGGTTGGGCACGAAGTCGACGAGGTGTCCCATGCCGGCTTCCCGCAGGCCGTCCATGAGCGCCTGGAAGTCCTCGGCCGTGCCGAGCTCCGGATTCAGCTGGTTGTGGTCGACGACGTCGTACCCGTGCCCGCTGCCTGGTCGCGCCTTGAGGAACGGCGACGAGTAGAAGGCGCCGGCACCGAGGCGTGCGAGGTAGGGCACGAGGGTCCGCGCCGACTGGAACGTCAGCCCGCCGTAGAACTGC
The nucleotide sequence above comes from Acidobacteriota bacterium. Encoded proteins:
- a CDS encoding trehalose-6-phosphate synthase — its product is MRRLGALALVVGAVVGLRALGEGRTPDAHGAALAMGFALVAAVVAGDLTRRVGLPRLTGYLLFGLVCGPSVANLITRPMARDLLLLSGIAIALIAFIAGLELNVDRLRRKAAGMLWMSVSTVGVVFVGLLATFWLVWPWLPLLPEATGGLRLSAAAVVAAVTVSFSPIVSIAVIADSRARGPLSELVLVTTVVADLLLVLAFAVSMEGARWALAVRAETGLLLQLAWTMAGSMAFGALVGAGFTIYLRVVGQELTLALLAACVLLSQVGTLLGFEPILAGLTAGFVVSNVARPEGDALRVAIARGSLPVFVVFFVTAGASVDLVALMAVGGLALFVSVLRAGLLVAGTRLGRWLGGLEAWATRNWTGLVSQAGITLGFASLVAAEFPGWGTQVQALAVTLVALHEAVGPVLFRAALKRSGEIGPRTRKPLVVVSNREPYVHTYQDDGSVHCPPTAGGVAVALDALMRERGGVWIAHGSGSADRAVVDARDHVAVPPERPTYSLRRIWIGEETFARYYGGFANEGLWPLCHVVDVRPAFRSADWEAYQLVNDQFAEAIHHELADPATPVFIQDYHLALVAPRLRARRQDARTALFWHIPWPSPDRLRICPWRREMLAGLLANDLLAFQVERDRRNFLLAAQDELDCEVEENATVVRFHQRRTTVVSVPIGVDYDRIQQLGGDPGLADEHRRLVGEFGLTAPILGVGVDRLDYTKGIPERLTALDRLFEQRPDLRGRLTFVQVGVPSRSELESYSAIEAEIDQRVREINARHRVAGGSPPVFYHKRALPIRSLVALYRMARFCVVSSLHDGMNLVAKEFVASRDDLAGVLVLSELAGAAHELGRALIINPYDTDGFAAALARAIDMPVEEQAERMSVLRRVVAGRDVFGWASDILEGLDSLWSRPLLYSSSLAAEQPR
- the treY gene encoding malto-oligosyltrehalose synthase, which codes for MQSRSDERMFAFPSGTYRMQFYGGLTFQSARTLVPYLARLGAGAFYSSPFLKARPGSGHGYDVVDHNQLNPELGTAEDFQALMDGLREAGMGHLVDFVPNHMGVDPASNPYWRDVLENGSCSAYAHYFDIDWDPVKVDLQGKVLLPLLGDQYGRVLERGELRLAYEGGALVLRYWETELPINPRRAPIVLRHGLDGLTSTLGEDHPHVREFLSILTGLHNLPAYTERDPERIAERRREKEVLRERLQRLTAESSDIIAHIERAIVHANGDPSRPESFDLLHELLEVQAYRLAYWRTAAHEVNYRRFFDVNELGGLRVEDPSVFGPTHALLAKLIRERAVTGVRIDHADGLYDPTTYFQHLQGLAPDSTGARPAEHGGHPLYVVAEKILTDRESLSRDWAVHGTTGYTYLNAVNGLFVRRAHARLLTRAYVKFTRRAQPFPEVAYHSKRLIMSTSMASELNVLAHELDRMTESNRHSRDFTLNSLRDVLREVVACFPVYRTYVNDAGWTADDAAVVDRALDLARRRNPAMEASIFDFLRAVLLPRLAASPDDAQGDPFATTDEATFERRRAFAMRFQQYTGPVQAKGIEDTAFYRYNVLVSLNEVGGEPDRWGCEVDEFHAQNAARLRDWPFELITTATHDTKLGEDVRARIDVLSELPAEWRKALSTWVRATADCRARVEDEWAPDRNDEYRFFQVLVGCWPPGFTSAAPPPGTFVERIREYMHKAIKEAKLHTSWIRPNQPYDEAVSRYVDRVLLDLGRGRFFSSFLPFARRVAALGMVNSLAQLVLKMASPGVADVYQGNELWDLRLVDPDNRRPVDFAHRQALLDELAPLIDRLTSLQPVADEDTARVAELAERWEDGRIKLLVTSVGLRLRRAHPELFLLGDYVPLAVDVPLPADVVAMARVSGSRALVAVVPRFVATLAGAEARWPRSTDWKTSRVLLPDALPGQEFVNVLTGERLRRTQGRDESWLFVGEALRVAPVALLVAAGGSGSP